The window CTGCGACAGCATTCAGGCCCGGTCACTTTGGCTGCCATCAGCCAGCGTCAAGAAATCTCTTTGTCTTACCTAGAGCAGTTGTTCGGTAAGTTGCGTCGCCATCAATTGGTCGAGTCCACCCGCGGACCTGGCGGCGGCTATACCCTCGCCAAAAAAGCTTCCGACATTACCGTGGCCGACATCATTTTGTCGGTGGACGAGCCCATCGATGCCACGCATTGCGGCGGCAAAGAAAACTGCCACGGCAGCACTGGCCGTTGCATGACCCACGATTTGTGGGCCTCCCTCAACTCCCGCATGGTTGAGTTTTTGGACTCGGTCAACTTGCAAAAATTGGTTGATGACCAATTGGCCGCAGGTCACACCATTGAAGACAAGCCCGCCATCAAGCGCGCCATTTCGGCCATGCCAGTGGTTCAGCCTGTGCGCGTGAACGCCCCCAATTCCGTGTTTGCCTTGGGCAACACATTGATGAAATCTTGAGAAGTTTTCAAGCATGAACAGCACACCTCATTTCCCCATTTACCTCGACTACAGCGCCACCAATCCTTGTGATCCGCGCGTGGTCGATGCCATGATTCCTTGGTTGCGCGAGCACTTTGGCAATCCAGCTTCACGCAGCCACGCTTGGGGTTGGGAAGCAGAAGAAGCCGTCGAGAAAGCCCGCAAAGACGTGGCCGACCTCATCGGTGCCGACCCTCGCGAAATTGTGTGGACCAGTGGTGCCACCGAGTCCAACAACTTGGCCTTGAAGGGCGCAGCGCAGTTTTACAAATCTCGCGGCAAGCACCTGATTACGGTCAAGACCGAGCACAAAGCTGTTCTCGACACCATGCGTGAACTAGAGCGTCAAGGCTTTGAAGTCACTTACCTTGACGTGCAAGAAGACGGCTTGGTCAACCTCGATGTGTTCAAGGCTGCTTTGCGCCCCGACACCATCTTGGTCAGCGTCATGTTTGTGAACAACGAAATTGGCGTGATTCAAGACATTCCCGCCATTGGTACCATCTGCCGTGAGAAGGGCATCATCTTCCATGTGGATGCTGCGCAAGCCACCGGTAAATTGCCCATCGACCTCAACACCTTGCCCGTCGATTTGATGAGCTTGGCCTCGCACAAAACCTACGGTCCTAAAGGCATTGGTGCTTTGTATGTCCGCCGCAAACCCCGCGTGCGCCTCGAAGCGCAAATGCACGGTGGCGGTCACGAGCGCGGCATGCGTTCTGGCACTTTGCCGACACACCAGTGCGTGGGCATGGGCGAAGCCTTCCGCATTGCGCGCTTAGAAATGGACCAAGACATTGCCAAGGCCAAAGCTTTGCAAGAGCGCCTGATCAATGGCTTGAAAGACGTTGAGCAAGTGTTCTTGAACGGTCACCCCACCAAGCGTGTGCCCCACAACATCAACATGAGCTTCAACTATGTTGAAGGCGAATCGCTCATCATGGGTATCAAAGGTTTGGCGGTGTCATCAGGTTCTGCCTGTACCTCTGCCAGCTTGGAGCCCAGCTACGTATTGCGCGCCTTGGGCCGCAGCGACGAA is drawn from Limnohabitans sp. 103DPR2 and contains these coding sequences:
- a CDS encoding IscS subfamily cysteine desulfurase → MNSTPHFPIYLDYSATNPCDPRVVDAMIPWLREHFGNPASRSHAWGWEAEEAVEKARKDVADLIGADPREIVWTSGATESNNLALKGAAQFYKSRGKHLITVKTEHKAVLDTMRELERQGFEVTYLDVQEDGLVNLDVFKAALRPDTILVSVMFVNNEIGVIQDIPAIGTICREKGIIFHVDAAQATGKLPIDLNTLPVDLMSLASHKTYGPKGIGALYVRRKPRVRLEAQMHGGGHERGMRSGTLPTHQCVGMGEAFRIARLEMDQDIAKAKALQERLINGLKDVEQVFLNGHPTKRVPHNINMSFNYVEGESLIMGIKGLAVSSGSACTSASLEPSYVLRALGRSDELAHSSLRMTVGRWTTEAEIDFAIETIKANVAKLRELSPLWEMYKDGVDLSTIQWAAH
- the iscR gene encoding Fe-S cluster assembly transcriptional regulator IscR, with translation MRLTTKGRFAVTAMIDLALRQHSGPVTLAAISQRQEISLSYLEQLFGKLRRHQLVESTRGPGGGYTLAKKASDITVADIILSVDEPIDATHCGGKENCHGSTGRCMTHDLWASLNSRMVEFLDSVNLQKLVDDQLAAGHTIEDKPAIKRAISAMPVVQPVRVNAPNSVFALGNTLMKS